A genome region from Manihot esculenta cultivar AM560-2 chromosome 5, M.esculenta_v8, whole genome shotgun sequence includes the following:
- the LOC110616227 gene encoding B-box zinc finger protein 21 isoform X2 translates to MKIQCDVCSKDEASVFCTADEAALCDACDHRVHHANKLASKHQRFSLLHPSSKNFPLCDVCQEKRAFLFCQQDRAILCRDCDVPIHKANEHTQKHSRFLLTGVKLSATSALYIPSSSSAVTNGGDLVPDSKSQKQPSTNKRVPVSLPVSHHPSTAKTSTPNSTVNKTLSSNTTVTKALSSTTTGNKALFSDTTVNKAGDNLLINEGIGSTSSISEYLIETLPGWHVEDFLDIPSTAFGFS, encoded by the exons ATGAAGATCCAGTGCGACGTCTGCAGCAAAGACGAGGCGTCTGTTTTCTGCACCGCCGACGAGGCTGCCCTCTGCGACGCCTGCGACCACCGTGTCCACCACGCTAACAAGCTCGCTTCCAAGCACcaacgtttttcccttctccaTCCTTCATCTAAAAACTTCCCTCTCTGTGATGTCTGCCAG GAGAAACGGGCTTTCTTGTTTTGTCAACAAGATAGAGCGATTCTTTGCAGAGACTGTGATGTCCCCATACACAAGGCTAACGAGCATACCCAGAAGCATAGTAGGTTTCTTCTCACTGGTGTTAAGCTCTCTGCAACATCTGCGCTTTATAtaccctcctcctcctccgccgTAACCAACGGAGGTGATCTTGTTCCTGATTCCAAGTCTCAAAAACAGCCATCTACCAACAAACGTGTGCCCGTCTCCCTCCCAGTTTCTCATCATCCTTCAACTGCAAAGACCTCAACTCCAAACTCAACGGTGAACAAGACCTTATCCTCAAACACGACAGTGACCAAGGCCTTATCATCAACCACGACGGGGAACAAGGCCTTATTCTCAGACACAACGGTGAACAAGGCTGGGGATAATCTGCTAATAAATGAAGGAATTGGTTCGACAAGCAGCATCTCAGAGTACTTGATTGAGACGCTACCTGGTTGGCATGTCGAGGACTTTCTTGATATCCCTTCTACTGCCTTTGGTTTCT CCTGA
- the LOC110616227 gene encoding B-box zinc finger protein 21 isoform X1 — MKIQCDVCSKDEASVFCTADEAALCDACDHRVHHANKLASKHQRFSLLHPSSKNFPLCDVCQEKRAFLFCQQDRAILCRDCDVPIHKANEHTQKHSRFLLTGVKLSATSALYIPSSSSAVTNGGDLVPDSKSQKQPSTNKRVPVSLPVSHHPSTAKTSTPNSTVNKTLSSNTTVTKALSSTTTGNKALFSDTTVNKAGDNLLINEGIGSTSSISEYLIETLPGWHVEDFLDIPSTAFGFCKPDDGILPFVGNDLGSNITPFSSETMGIWVPTTPTPLYPSQHYPQMGGQIGLKETKEATNMKANNRSWADDAFTVPQISPQSTGSKRSTPFW; from the exons ATGAAGATCCAGTGCGACGTCTGCAGCAAAGACGAGGCGTCTGTTTTCTGCACCGCCGACGAGGCTGCCCTCTGCGACGCCTGCGACCACCGTGTCCACCACGCTAACAAGCTCGCTTCCAAGCACcaacgtttttcccttctccaTCCTTCATCTAAAAACTTCCCTCTCTGTGATGTCTGCCAG GAGAAACGGGCTTTCTTGTTTTGTCAACAAGATAGAGCGATTCTTTGCAGAGACTGTGATGTCCCCATACACAAGGCTAACGAGCATACCCAGAAGCATAGTAGGTTTCTTCTCACTGGTGTTAAGCTCTCTGCAACATCTGCGCTTTATAtaccctcctcctcctccgccgTAACCAACGGAGGTGATCTTGTTCCTGATTCCAAGTCTCAAAAACAGCCATCTACCAACAAACGTGTGCCCGTCTCCCTCCCAGTTTCTCATCATCCTTCAACTGCAAAGACCTCAACTCCAAACTCAACGGTGAACAAGACCTTATCCTCAAACACGACAGTGACCAAGGCCTTATCATCAACCACGACGGGGAACAAGGCCTTATTCTCAGACACAACGGTGAACAAGGCTGGGGATAATCTGCTAATAAATGAAGGAATTGGTTCGACAAGCAGCATCTCAGAGTACTTGATTGAGACGCTACCTGGTTGGCATGTCGAGGACTTTCTTGATATCCCTTCTACTGCCTTTGGTTTCTGTAAG CCTGATGATGGGATATTGCCGTTTGTGGGTAATGATCTTGGGAGCAATATTACCCCTTTCTCGTCAGAAACAATGGGAATTTGGGTCCCTACAACGCCAACTCCTCTATACCCATCTCAACATTATCCACAGATGGGAGGACAAATTGGATTAAAGGAGACAAAGGAGGCCACCAACATGAAAGCTAACAACAGAAGCTGGGCTGATGATGCATTTACTGTTCCACAGATCAGCCCTCAATCCACTGGCTCCAAGAGATCTACTCCCTTCTGGTAG